The proteins below are encoded in one region of Misgurnus anguillicaudatus chromosome 24, ASM2758022v2, whole genome shotgun sequence:
- the LOC141361395 gene encoding uncharacterized protein: protein MLKDELNIQFEDSVFWTDSTAVLKYLNNEDKRFHTFVANRIATIRETAEPSQWRHVSSKDNPADDASRGMKVKDFLKSTRWLGGPTFLWSHEQDWPVSKVKVSIDAEDEEVKRETTVNAICVNEVSNPTEQLITYFSKWRRLKITVAWYFRLKMILLDKIRLRKNQNPTNANNAKNSGFQSEASKVTAIPTSFGLTLDDLLRAEAAIIRYCQRRKFNEEISALSSGKFTVNRQSPIYRLNPILDNGLLRVGGRLTKAAMPEDVKHSLILEKDQHISMLILKYVHESLGHSGRTHTLSTVRRKHWITNSHSAVRKIINGCGFVDATIEDQLNNRWQIFQRRGSFLIYHHLQILV from the exons ATGTTGAAGGATGAACTGAATATACAGTTCGAGGATTCTGTGTTCTGGACTGATAGTACTGCAGTACTGAAGTACCTCAACAATGAAGACAAACGTTTTCATACATTTGTAGCAAATCGAATTGCAACCATTAGAGAAACAGCTGAACCCTCTCAATGGAGACATGTCAGTTCTAAAGACAATCCAGCTGATGACGCATCACGAGGAATGAAGGTTAAAGACTTTCTGAAGAGCACCAGATGGCTTGGAGGTCCAACCTTCTTGTGGTCACATGAACAGGATTGGCCTGTAAGCAAAGTTAAG GTCTCAATAGATGCTGAGGATGAAGAAGTCAAACGAGAAACCACAGTAAATGCCATTTGTGTGAATGAAGTGTCTAATCCTACTGAACAACTAATCACTTACTTTTCTAAGTGGAGAAGACTTAAAATAACAGTGGCCTGGTATTTCAGGTTGAAGATGATTTTGTTGGACAAAATTCGCTTGAGAAAGAATCAGAACCCTACAAATGCTAATAATGCAAAGAACAGTGGTTTTCAGTCTGAAGCATCAAAGGTCACTGCAATACCAACAAGTTTTGGTTTGACACTGGACGATTTACTGAGAGCAGAAGCAGCAATCATTCGCTATTGCCAGCGAAGGAAATTCAATGAGGAAATTTCAGCTCTTTCATCTGGAAAATTTACAGTGAATCGACAAAGTCCTATTTATCGTCTGAATCCAATTTTGGACAATGGACTGTTACGAGTTGGAGGAAGACTGACTAAGGCAGCTATGCCAGAAGATGTTAAGCATTCGCTTATACTTGAAAAAGATCAACATATTTCTATGCTTATTCTAAAGTATGTACATGAAAGTTTGGGTCACAGTGGACGAACTCATACATTATCTACAGTTCGGAGGAAACATTGGATTACTAACTCCCACTCTGCTGTTAGAAAAATCATAAATGGGTGTGGTTTTGTAGACGCCACAATAGAAGACCAGTTGAACAACAGATGGCAGATCTTCCAAAGGAGGGGATCCTTTCTGATCTACCACCATTTACAAATACTGGTGTAG